The following proteins are co-located in the Apis mellifera strain DH4 linkage group LG11, Amel_HAv3.1, whole genome shotgun sequence genome:
- the LOC410304 gene encoding zinc finger homeobox protein 4 isoform X3 yields the protein MPSSEPHPPQYHLQHHNIPPSHLQQHTSTAIGQHQLYQQLVAAHQQHQQQQQQQQRQQQHGGPFQNSTYTQQKQEMSPEEEGGRGGGSPPAAGAALHQPHHPRTASPPSGTEPCTRDAIPTPTPIADTTTTTTTTTMTMQSQGQQQQQQEQQGPSPSPSPTGGDVEKFDGKIVYNPDGSAYIIEGESELSEDDSLPDGCIVDGRGVSVPHSLVFPQIASAYYVSRLYAHQAYQQQQQQQQQRSAAQQHNADLPVMHSYRVISYRSAEGSKQPPPPPAAPPPPAASVPVKPILMCFICKLSFGYAKSFVAHAQGEHQLTLMEDERQILSHSTASAIIQAVGRGKQPLVSFLEPVTSSTCPQPSAAQMQNQQQQQRTESTDHETPTTTSTPASTPGVPSSPQQQQQQQQPQRPSPSTPTTPTSHSNHPLAYNHQQPQQHQWTGGQVSAASWAKAPDASSMHYTSPPPPSSSTKGSPSSYAALTQQPPNFLTGTTIGVCPEHMQGRPSGVECPKCELILASSRLAGPGGPLAGIHSRNSCKTLKCPKCNWHYKYQETLEIHMKEKHPESETSCIYCIAGQPHPRLARGETYTCGYKPYRCEVCNYSTTTKGNLSIHMQSDKHLNNMQELQQGGGGGSTASNPSSSQDAPMPTRSPHHQQNHSPHITGQAGNQGKPKPTFRCDVCNYETNVARNLRIHMTSEKHTHNMLVLQQNVKHMQTLSALQSHHQQAQHHHQQAQQQHQQQLEQLLHLGGLDKPQHAEAALADMAYNQALLIQMMTGGQLPPQLPPEIMGGMASMGAMGNLGGDGLSPDSMDPPPEPADPDPSHLYHCCVCNNFATDSLEALGHHLAVDRTRTREGEILALVAGHFVCKLCSYKTNLKANFQLHCKTDKHLQRLQHVNHVKEGGLRNEWKLKYLASPTSAAQLRCHACDYYTNSAHKLALHAASPRHEAASLLLRHLLESSANIPSQGKLYHCALCGFSARHRLPLLQHVRSLRHLQMEQLHQLHRRSGIQGNETPHTDIGDVFQVMSDPDAPPAQQPSPTAPTTPNATSANNDRREEGSDCGSEVKQEPDNDQEAEQEPENDHEEVTCPYCTYQPTSREELRQHLQVAHVQDAEDKAEAVKEEPPPELLCPLCQDGFKERSALEKHVMQIHSVNADGLQRLLLLVDQSHWLNNNPRNTSTPAVAMPSSPTTTIKQPQEEDLSERGANEEIEEITRCTVCGRVCRSLEELQQHHREIHPATTPTLAVSEKHVYKYRCGQCSLAFKTLEKLQQHSQYHAIRDATKCALCGRSFRSVQALQRHLESAHADLHEDELAQYKQSLLHAHPLLQALTEEALRRQGSLVGEQNVEDDASKAEEEESDASDSSPLHKEQRLLEDYLNSQPVAEDSYHDPGRKFKCHRCKVAFTRQSYLTGHNKTLLHRKGEKMSYPMEKYLDPNRPYKCDVCKESFTQKNILLVHYNSVSHLHKLKRAMQEQGNNNTLISVVPPASPTESPDSQQDQDKKPYKCNICKVAYSQGSTLDIHMRSVLHQTRASKLPDLAASGQLDLARPLIEQPPPSSPNSPPVNTSTSGNSGAMLSCPRCSALFVNQEQLATHQQLYCIFSNPLALFQQLAASQQLASSAPAKTPPPTSTTPGPQQHMQQSAQHSTQTAQDILSQPRHKTSQMYKHLLESFGFDLVMQFNENHQRRQRKEEEAAAALQAQQEQQKQEQQKQALAAQAAREREEEAEEHTDDDVIPELTRSTCQHCNKEFSSVWVLKAHCEEVHRDLVPREFLEKYAQQFKCEYEKKSVVVTVATSSSTSSGPRSSTPASGQPQDLSSDKEQREKVKEEIIENKDRVSKTPEATSTTPATTPALSNTPVSSTDSTTPTVLPTNPQHHIQQHQQQQQQQQQQQQQHQQQQQQQQQQQQHAQLTLAQQMTEMQAALNAMAASQLQQQLQQYPGLMMGMMGLPLGLNVPALAAMNLQPPLVPMMLPPPPYDGTATGYPPINAQADLLAKQHLALQQQQAAARYYELIRHQKTHCFKEEDAKRSAQAQAAAAQVAAVLSSEDSNSSSTTTTANAVSTNPTSAPALAEQLQQPLNTATPPHHQQQAMGQSHQQSQQQQQQQQQQQQQQQQQQQQQSQTESKEGSFQCDKCNLMFGRFELWREHQLVHIMNPSLFPPAYPPDSPFGILQQQALNATTGVATDAPHPLIAMMQDRKRKYEDFDEGTGGESRSNSEHSEQPKDKRLRTTILPEQLDYLYQKYQVESNPSRKMLETIAREVGLKKRVVQVWFQNTRARERKGQFRAHSQVINKRCPFCPALFKVKSALESHLSSKHADQVARGEVNIDNIPDEELSMESAPSNPSTPNMMPPLFPPFNTDMEASLKKYYEESMKRYISELQAHASNGKQETVNHQASSNSGESPLDLSKPVDLSRPMKLNLGGLGNLLDEQHGAHFRGGSDCGPLTDLSERSICDDDSMSETTEFLDDESGPASPASSTQSSRQGPASAGTGSTPGPPVTGAGSGTGQSSGKRYRTQMSATQVKVMKSLFSDYKTPTMAECEMLGREIGLPKRVVQVWFQNARAKEKKARLAAGLPAEGSAVQPNRGPTGPDECRLCSVRYSAKSPLQEHVFSRRHIESVRVAVEEGSLVPPTPGAPIVPGGNTSAAGIGGSPVVGNQQQQQQQQQQQSDENMMYGSLFLHPTAMFQPQQQQHPGAAAASTATTTAVAAPGLSGSIHGSGLMSLHVEGGTQVQVPRSLMQAFLQQDPNHPGLETVRLPTPPCGSDENGPPQHCREVETELCLVCRRCGRAYPQESTLLAHQRSCYLGNQQRRGALRLVQSRYACSLCDGSNASGRTYTTITEWRRHAETLQHRARLEANHQVSSQQQQQQQYGNIGESGGGEEVHPLTDEMEDVVNQITLLAARAAAESTTGREQPQAASQDNNNAPDMKRQKLVQEVAALAGAR from the exons ATGCCCTCCAGTGAGCCTCATCCCCCCCAGTACCACCTTCAGCACCACAACATTCCTCCCTCGCATCTCCAGCAGCACACGTCGACCGCGATCGGGCAACATCAGCTCTACCAACAGCTGGTGGCGGCCCATCAACAGCAccagcaacaacagcagcagcagcagagACAGCAGCAACACGGCGGTCCCTTCCAAAATTCCACGTACACGCAGCAAAAGCAAGAGATGAGcccggaggaggaggggggtcGAGGGGGCGGGTCCCCCCCGGCAGCAGGGGCTGCGTTACACCAGCCCCACCACCCCCGGACGGCCAGTCCACCCTCGGGCACGGAACCCTGCACCCGCGATGCCATACCAACGCCCACCCCGATCGCGGACACCACaacaaccaccaccaccaccaccatgaCCATGCAGTCGCAGGgccaacaacagcaacaacaggAACAACAAGGCCCAAGCCCTAGTCCCAGTCCAACAGGTGGCGACGTGGAGAAATTTGACGGGAAAATCGTGTACAATCCGGATGGCTCGGCGTACATCATCGAGGGAGAGAGCGAACTGAGCGAGGACGACTCGTTGCCAGACGGTTGCATCGTGGACGGCCGCGGTGTCTCAGTCCCTCATTCACTTGTATTTCCCCAGATCGCGAGCGCGTATTACGTGTCGAGATTATACGCGCACCAAGCGTAccaacagcagcaacaacagcagcaacaacgCTCGGCTGCGCAACAACATAACGCCGATCTCCCTGTGATGCACAGTTATCGAGTAATAAGTTACAGAAGCGCGGAGGGTAGCAAACAGCCGCCCCCGCCTCCAGCGGCGCCGCCACCTCCCGCCGCCTCGGTACCCGTCAAACCTATCCTGATGTGTTTCATATGCAAGCTGAGCTTCGGTTACGCGAAGAGTTTCGTGGCGCACGCCCAGGGCGAACACCAGCTTACCTTGATGGAGGACGAGCGGCAGATACTCTCGCACTCGACCGCGTCGGCTATCATACAGGCGGTGGGCAGGGGAAAGCAACCGTTGGTCAGTTTTCTCGAACCTGTGACGAGTTCCACTTGCCCGCAACCGTCGGCCGCGCAGATGCAGAAccagcaacaacagcagcgCACCGAGTCCACGGATCATGAAACGCCGACCACGACCAGCACGCCTGCCAGCACTCCAGGAGTACCGAGCAGTCcccagcagcagcagcagcaacaacaaccgCAGAGGCCATCGCCGAGCACGCCGACCACTCCCACCTCGCACTCGAATCATCCTCTCGCGTATAATCATCAACAACCGCAGCAACACCAGTGGACGGGCGGCCAGGTCAGCGCTGCTTCCTGGGCCAAAGCGCCAGACGCTTCCAGCATGCATTACACGTCGCCACCGCCACCCAGTTCATCGACCAAGGGCTCGCCGTCTTCGTACGCCGCGTTGACTCAGCAGCCACCGAACTTCCTCACTGGGACGACAATCGGCGTCTGCCCCGAACACATGCAAGGGAGACCGAGCGGGGTCGAGTGCCCGAAATGCGAATTGATCCTGGCCAGCAGCAGACTGGCCGGCCCCGGTGGACCTCTGGCCGGCATCCACAGTAGGAATTCGTGCAAAACTCTCAAGTGTCCGAAATGCAATTGGCACTACAAGTATCAAGAGACTCTGGAGATACACATGAAGGAGAAACACCCGGAGAGCGAGACCTCCTGCATCTATTGCATCGCCGGACAACCTCATCCGAGGTTAGCTCGTGGCGAGACGTACACCTGCGGATACAAGCCGTACAGATGCGAGGTGTGCAACTATTCCACCACGACGAAAGGTAATCTCAGTATTCACATGCAAAGCGACAAACACTTGAACAATATGCAAGAGCTTCAGCAAGGTGGGGGTGGCGGTTCAACCGCGAGCAATCCATCGTCCTCGCAGGACGCGCCAATGCCAACGAGAAGCCCCCATCACCAGCAAAACCATAGCCCGCACATAACCGGCCAAGCCGGGAATCAAGGGAAACCTAAACCAACGTTTCGCTGCGACGTGTGCAACTACGAAACGAACGTCGCGCGTAACCTCAGGATACACATGACTAGCGAGAAGCATACGCACAATATGCTGGTCCTTCAGCAGAACGTGAAGCACATGCAGACTCTGTCCGCGCTTCAATCCCATCACCAGCAGGCCCAGCACCACCATCAACAAGCGCAACAGCAACACCAACAACAACTCGAGCAGCTGCTTCATCTGGGCGGTTTGGACAAGCCCCAACACGCGGAGGCTGCCCTGGCGGACATGGCTTACAATCAAGCTCTGTTGATCCAGATGATGACCGGTGGCCAGTTACCGCCGCAGCTACCACCAGAGATTATGGGCGGTATGGCGAGCATGGGCGCCATGGGCAACCTAGGTGGTGACGGTCTGTCGCCCGACAGTATGGACCCGCCACCCGAACCGGCGGATCCTGACCCCTCTCATCTCTATCACTGCTGCGTGTGCAACAATTTTGCCACCGACTCGTTGGAGGCCCTCGGCCACCACTTGGCCGTTGACCGGACGAGGACGCGAGAGGGCGAGATCCTCGCTCTGGTCGCCGGCCACTTCGTTTGCAAACTTTGTTCCTATAAAACCAACCTGAAGGCGAATTTCCAATTGCACTGCAAGACGGACAAGCACCTCCAACGTCTGCAACACGTGAACCACGTGAAAGAGGGCGGGCTACGAAACGAGTGGAAGTTGAAGTACTTGGCCTCGCCCACTAGCGCCGCGCAATTACGTTGTCACGCGTGCGACTATTACACGAACAGCGCGCACAAATTGGCGCTGCACGCAGCCTCGCCGAGGCACGAAGCCGCGTCCCTGCTCCTCCGCCACTTGCTCGAGTCAAGCGCGAATATCCCATCCCAGGGCAAGTTGTATCATTGCGCTTTGTGCGGGTTCAGCGCGAGGCACAGATTGCCATTGCTGCAACACGTCCGTTCGCTGAGACACCTTCAGATGGAACAGTTGCATCAACTTCATCGGCGGAGCGGTATACAGGGGAACGAGACACCGCACACCGATATCGGTGACGTTTTTCAGGTTATGAGCGACCCCGACGCCCCACCTGCTCAACAGCCCAGTCCCACCGCGCCGACCACACCGAATGCTACCAGTGCCAACAATG ACCGACGAGAGGAAGGTAGCGACTGCGGCAGCGAGGTGAAGCAGGAACCGGATAACGATCAAGAGGCTGAACAAGAGCCGGAGAACGATCACGAGGAAGTCACCTGCCCGTATTGCACTTATCAGCCAACGTCGCGCGAGGAATTGAGGCAGCATTTGCAAGTTGCTCATGTCCAGGACGCCGAGGACAAAGCGGAGGCCGTAAAGGAGGAGCCGCCTCCTGAATTGTTGTGCCCGCTGTGCCAAGACGGGTTCAAAGAGCGTTCCGCGCTCGAGAAACACGTGATGCAAATACACTCGGTGAACGCGGACGGTTTACAACGTCTTCTGTTGCTGGTTGACCAGAGCCATTGGCTGAACAACAATCCGCGGAACACCTCGACGCCTGCCGTGGCAATGCCGTCCTCACCGACCACCACCATCAAGCAGCCGCAGGAGGAGGATTTGAGCGAGCGCGGGGCCAACGAGGAGATCGAGGAGATCACGAGATGCACCGTTTGCGGCCGTGTTTGCCGCTCGTTGGAGGAGCTGCAGCAACACCACAGGGAGATCCATCCTGCCACTACACCCACGCTCGCCGTCAGCGAGAAACACGTGTACAAGTATCGATGCGGCCAGTGCAGCCTCGCGTTCAAGACACTGGAGAAGTTGCAACAGCATTCGCAGTATCACGCCATCAGGGACGCAACCAAGTGCGCTCTTTGCGGAAGATCGTTTCGCTCGGTTCAGGCGCTCCAAAGACACCTCGAATCGGCCCACGCGGATCTCCACGAGGACGAATTGGCCCAGTACAAACAGAGCTTGTTGCACGCCCATCCGCTCCTCCAGGCGCTCACGGAGGAGGCGCTGCGCAGACAGGGCAGCCTTGTCGGGGAGCAGAACGTCGAGGACGATGCTAGCAAggcggaggaggaagagagcgaCGCAAGCGACTCGTCGCCATTGCACAAGGAGCAACGCCTGCTGGAGGATTATCTGAACAGCCAGCCGGTGGCCGAGGATTCCTATCACGATCCAGGGAGGAAGTTCAAATGTCATCGTTGCAAAGTTGCGTTCACAAGGCAGAGTTATTTGACAGGTCACAATAAGACGTTGCTGCATCGCAAAGGGGAGAAAATGTCTTACCCCATGGAGAAATATCTGGATCCGAATAGACCGTACAAGTGCGATGTTTGCAAGGAAAGTTTCACTCAGAAGAATATTCTTCTTGTCCATTACAATAGCGTGAGCCATCTGCACAAATTGAAGAGAGCCATGCAAGAGCAGGGTAACAACAACACGTTGATCTCCGTGGTTCCGCCTGCCAGTCCGACAGAATCGCCAGATTCTCAGCAAGATCAGGACAAGAAACCCTACAAATGTAACATATGCAAGGTAGCCTATTCCCAAGGTAGTACTTTGGACATTCACATGAGGAGCGTGCTCCATCAGACCAGGGCCAGTAAATTACCAGATCTCGCTGCGAGCGGCCAACTCGATCTCGCGCGTCCCCTGATCGAACAGCCTCCACCTAGCAGCCCTAACAGTCCACCTGTCAACACCAGTACTTCCGGGAATAGCGGCGCAATGCTATCCTGTCCTCGCTGCAGCGCTCTCTTCGTGAACCAAGAACAGCTTGCCACCCATCAACAACTGTACTGCATCTTCAGTAATCCATTGGCATTGTTTCAACAATTGGCGGCCTCGCAACAGCTCGCTTCATCTGCGCCAGCGAAAACACCGCCTCCAACCTCCACAACGCCGGGACCTCAGCAGCACATGCAACAGAGTGCACAACACTCCACGCAAACCGCCCAGGACATCCTCTCTCAGCCCCGTCACAAGACATCACAGATGTACAAGCATCTTTTGGAGAGCTTTGGCTTTGATCTAGTGATGCAGTTCAACGAGAATCATCAAAGGCGTCAGcgcaaggaggaggaggcggcaGCCGCGCTTCAGGCCCAGCAGGAACAGCAGAAGCAGGAGCAACAGAAACAAGCTCTCGCCGCTCAAGCTGCtcgggagagagaggaagaagccGAGGAGCACACGGACGATGACGTTATACCGGAATTGACCAGAAGCACCTGCCAGCATTGTAATAAAGAATTCAGCAGCGTTTGGGTGCTGAAGGCACATTGCGAGGAGGTGCACCGGGACTTGGTGCCTcgagaatttttggaaaagtatGCTCAACAGTTCAAATGTGAATACGAGAAGAAAAGCGTGGTGGTAACAGTTGCAACATCCTCTTCCACATCATCTGGGCCCAGAAGTTCGACACCAGCTTCTGGCCAACCGCAAGATCTCAGTTCGGATAAGGAGCAACGAGAGAAGGTGAAGGAGGAGATCATTGAGAATAAGGACAGAGTCAGTAAGACGCCAGAAGCTACTTCTACAACACCGGCGACTACTCCAGCTCTGAGCAACACTCCAGTGTCGAGCACTGATTCAACCACACCCACTGTGCTGCCAACCAATCCCCAACATCACATTCAACAGCatcaacagcagcagcagcaacaacagcagcaacagcagcaacatcaacagcaacagcagcagcagcaacagcagcaacaacacGCTCAACTGACTTTGGCACAACAAATGACGGAAATGCAAGCTGCTCTGAATGCCATGGCTGCGTCTCAGCTGCAACAACAGCTTCAACAATATCCTGGATTGATGATGGGTATGATGGGATTACCGCTTGGATTGAACGTTCCTGCTTTGGCTGCTATGAATCTTCAACCCCCATTGGTGCCAATGATGTTGCCGCCACCACCGTATGATGGTACAGCCACCGGATATCCGCCTATCAATGCTCAAGCTGATCTCCTGGCCAAACAACATCTCGCTTTGCAGCAGCAACAAGCAGCAGCC AGATACTACGAGCTCATTCGTCATCAGAAGACGCACTGCTTCAAGGAGGAGGACGCGAAAAGGAGCGCCCAAGCGCAGGCGGCCGCGGCCCAAGTAGCCGCGGTTCTCAGTTCTGAAGACAGCAACAGCAGCTCGACCACCACCACTGCTAACGCAGTCTCCACCAATCCTACGAGCGCGCCCGCCCTCGCGGAACAGTTGCAACAACCGTTGAACACAGCTACGCCGCCCCATCATCAGCAACAGGCGATGGGACAGTCGCATCAACAATCgcaacagcagcaacaacagcagcaacaacagcagcagcagcaacaacaacagcaacaacagcagTCGCAGACTGAGTCGAAGGAGGGTAGCTTTCAGTGCGATAAATGCAATCTGATGTTCGGACGGTTCGAACTGTGGCGCGAGCATCAGCTGGTACATATCATGAACCCGTCCCTCTTCCCACCCGCTTATCCACCAGATTCACCCTTCGGGATCCTGCAACAACAGGCGTTGAACGCTACGACGGGAGTGGCGACCGACGCCCCTCACCCGTTGATAGCGATGATGCAGGATAGAAAGAGGAAGTACGAGGATTTCGATGAGGGGACAGGCGGCGAATCGCGATCGAATTCCGAGCACAGCGAGCAGCCCAAGGACAAACGACTGAGAACGACCATACTGCCCGAACAATTGGATTACTTGTATCAGAAGTACCAGGTCGAATCGAATCCATCGAGAAAGATGTTGGAGACAATAGCTCGCGAGGTCGGGTTGAAGAAGCGCGTGGTGCAAGTGTGGTTTCAAAATACTCGCGCCCGCGAACGAAAGGGTCAGTTCCGCGCGCACAGCCAGGTGATCAACAAGCGTTGCCCCTTCTGTCCAGCCTTGTTCAAGGTGAAATCCGCCTTGGAATCGCATCTGAGCAGCAAACACGCCGACCAGGTGGCGCGTGGCGAGGTTAATATCGACAATATCCCGGACGAGGAGCTGTCGATGGAGTCCGCTCCCTCGAACCCTAGCACGCCCAACATGATGCCTCCCCTCTTCCCACCGTTCAACACCGACATGGAGGCATCGTTGAAAAAGTACTACGAGGAGTCGATGAAACGATACATCAGCGAGTTGCAGGCCCACGCCAGCAACGGGAAACAAGAGACGGTGAATCACCAGGCGAGCAGCAACAGCGGCGAGTCCCCTCTGGATCTGAGCAAACCTGTCGATCTTAGCCGCCCTATGAAACTGAACCTGGGCGGGCTGGGCAATCTCCTCGACGAGCAACACGGTGCTCATTTTCGCGGCGGTAGCGATTGCGGCCCGCTCACCGATCTTTCCGAAAGAAGCATCTGTGATGACGACAGCATGAGCGAGACCACGGAATTCCTAGACGACGAGAGCGGACCCGCGAGCCCTGCCTCGAGCACGCAAAGCTCGAGACAGGGCCCGGCTTCCGCGGGAACTGGAAGCACACCAGGCCCGCCGGTCACCGGAGCAGGCAGCGGGACAGGCCAATCGAGCGGCAAGAGATATCGAACCCAGATGTCCGCCACCCAAGTGAAGGTGATGAAGTCACTGTTCTCGGACTACAAGACGCCTACGATGGCCGAGTGCGAGATGCTGGGGCGCGAAATCGGCCTGCCCAAGCGCGTCGTCCAG GTTTGGTTCCAGAATGCCCGCGCCAAGGAGAAGAAGGCTAGATTGGCCGCGGGTCTGCCCGCCGAGGGCTCGGCCGTCCAACCGAATCGCGGCCCGACCGGGCCCGACGAGTGCAGGCTATGCTCGGTCCGATACTCGGCGAAATCGCCGCTCCAGGAGCACGTATTCTCGCGGCGGCACATCGAGTCGGTGCGTGTCGCCGTCGAGGAAGGTAGCCTCGTGCCGCCAACACCCGGCGCGCCGATCGTTCCTGGCGGCAACACGAGCGCAGCGGGGATCGGTGGCTCGCCGGTGGTCGGCAaccaacagcagcagcaacagcagcagcagcagcaatcGGACGAAAACATGATGTACGGATCCTTGTTCCTCCATCCAACGGCGATGTTCCAGCCacagcaacagcaacatcCGGGCGCCGCAGCGGCAAGCACGGCTACCACCACGGCCG